Proteins co-encoded in one Bacteroidales bacterium genomic window:
- a CDS encoding arylsulfatase translates to MSDDQGWGDFSITGNTNIETPHIDSLAHSGAQFENFYVAPVSSPTRAELLTGRYHPHSNVYGTSEGGERMDLDETTIAEIFQSAGYETGVFGKWHNGMQYPYHPNARGFDEFYGFASGHWGHYFSPMLEHNGRLVQGDGYITNDLTEKAMQFMEKNRNKPFFLYVPYNTPHNPLQVPDRWWDKFEDKSLNMRHRDPEKENLRFTKAVLAICENIDWNVGRLMGKVDKLGLKSNTIVVYLGDNGPQSWRWNGGMKGRKGSTDEGGIRSPLFISWHNVIPQKTKVDKIAGVIDLLPTLTDLAGIRAETNKPVEGVSLEPLLFHNENSQEEIKALRGETGLRLDNILSDNEDLWKDRLLFSYWRGSASVRSQKYRLDDEGKLYNITKDRGQYYDISEENPAIANRLEDTLRKWEEAMTEEINKNSRLFPIGHPDFKYTQLPARDGEAHGNIVRSRRSPNCSFYTNWKETADKITWDVEVLSEGDYQVDIYYTCPEKDLGSTIELSFASSELTGKINQAHDPPLHGKERIDRWEYYVKTFMPMDMGTIHLEEGKGTLTLKARNIPGDQAMDFRLLMFKSVDN, encoded by the coding sequence ATGTCAGATGACCAAGGCTGGGGAGATTTTAGCATAACAGGCAACACCAATATAGAAACCCCTCATATTGACTCGCTGGCTCACAGCGGAGCCCAATTTGAGAATTTTTACGTTGCTCCGGTAAGTTCGCCTACGCGGGCTGAATTGCTGACCGGCCGCTATCATCCTCATAGTAATGTATACGGTACTTCTGAAGGTGGAGAGCGGATGGACCTGGATGAAACAACAATTGCCGAGATATTCCAGTCTGCAGGATATGAAACAGGGGTTTTCGGAAAATGGCACAATGGCATGCAATACCCATATCATCCCAATGCAAGAGGATTTGATGAATTTTACGGATTTGCTTCAGGCCATTGGGGTCATTATTTCAGTCCTATGCTCGAACATAATGGCAGGCTTGTTCAGGGCGATGGTTATATCACCAATGATCTGACTGAAAAAGCTATGCAATTTATGGAGAAAAACCGGAATAAACCCTTTTTCCTTTATGTCCCTTACAATACACCTCATAACCCCTTACAGGTTCCTGACCGGTGGTGGGATAAATTTGAAGATAAATCATTAAATATGCGGCACAGGGATCCGGAAAAGGAAAATCTCCGCTTCACGAAAGCAGTACTGGCAATTTGCGAGAACATTGACTGGAATGTTGGCCGCCTTATGGGAAAAGTTGATAAACTAGGATTAAAATCCAATACCATTGTGGTCTATTTAGGTGATAACGGGCCTCAAAGCTGGAGATGGAACGGGGGTATGAAAGGCAGGAAAGGTTCAACCGACGAAGGGGGAATACGCTCTCCACTGTTTATCAGTTGGCATAATGTTATACCACAGAAAACAAAAGTTGACAAGATAGCAGGAGTCATTGACCTTTTACCCACATTGACAGATTTAGCAGGGATCCGGGCAGAAACCAACAAACCAGTTGAAGGAGTGAGCCTGGAGCCTCTTCTTTTCCATAATGAAAACAGTCAGGAAGAAATAAAGGCACTTAGAGGGGAAACGGGTCTTAGACTGGACAATATTCTTTCCGATAATGAAGATTTGTGGAAAGACCGGCTTCTATTCTCCTATTGGAGGGGAAGCGCCAGCGTAAGAAGTCAAAAATACAGGCTCGATGATGAAGGAAAGCTATATAACATCACCAAAGATAGAGGTCAATACTATGATATCTCTGAGGAAAATCCTGCTATTGCAAATCGGTTGGAGGACACCCTAAGAAAGTGGGAAGAGGCAATGACCGAGGAAATTAATAAGAACAGCCGCTTGTTCCCAATCGGTCATCCTGATTTCAAATACACCCAATTACCTGCCCGAGATGGAGAGGCCCACGGGAACATTGTTCGTTCCAGACGATCACCGAATTGTTCTTTCTATACGAATTGGAAGGAAACTGCAGACAAGATCACGTGGGACGTTGAAGTATTGAGTGAGGGTGATTACCAAGTGGATATTTACTATACCTGTCCCGAAAAAGATCTGGGTTCTACAATAGAGTTGAGCTTTGCCTCTAGTGAATTAACAGGAAAAATAAATCAGGCTCATGATCCTCCGCTTCATGGTAAAGAAAGGATAGATCGTTGGGAATATTATGTGAAGACTTTTATGCCCATGGATATGGGTACTATCCACTTAGAAGAAGGAAAAGGAACGTTAACACTTAAAGCCCGGAATATTCCCGGAGATCAAGCAATGGATTTCAGATTACTGATGTTTAAGAGCGTTGATAATTGA